The DNA window TCGGCGCCGACGGGCACTGGCGGGACAAGGCCGACCCGCTCGCGGCCCGCACCGAGGTGCCGCCGGCCACCGCCTCCGTGGTGCACCACTCCCGGTACGCCTGGGGCGACGCCGACTGGCTGACCCGCCGGGCCCGCCGGGCGCCGCACCAGGAACCCATGAGCGTGTACGAGGTGCACCTCGGCTCCTGGCGCCCCGGCCTCGGCTACCGGGAGCTGGCCGAGCAGCTCACCGCGTACGTCACCGAGCTGGGGTTCACCCACGTCGAGTTCCTGCCGGTCATGGAGCACCCGTTCGGCGGCTCCTGGGGCTACCAGGTCACCGGCTACTACGCCCCCACGGCCCGGTTCGGCGACCCCGACGAGTTCCGCCACCTCGTCGACCGGCTGCACCAGGCCGGCATCGGCGTCATCCTCGACTGGGTGCCGGCGCACTTCCCCAAGGACGAGTGGGCCCTGGCCCGCTTCGACGGCACCCCGCTCTACGAGCACCCCGACCCGCGCCGCGGCGAACACCCCGACTGGGGCACGTACGTCTTCGACTTCGGCCGCCGCGAGGTGCGCAACTTCCTGGTCGCCAACGCCCTCTACTGGCTGGACGAGTTCCACGTCGACGGGCTCCGGGTCGACGCGGTCGCCTCGATGCTCTACCTGGACTACAGCCGCCAGGAGGGCCAGTGGGCGCCCAACGTGCACGGCGGCCGGGAGAACCTGGAGGCCATCGCGTTCCTCCAGGAGGTCAACGCCACCGTCTACAAGCAGCACGCCGGGGTGGTGATGGTCGCCGAGGAGTCCACCGCCTGGCCGGGCGTCACCCGCCCCACCGCCGAGGGCGGGCTGGGCTTCGGCTTCAAGTGGAACATGGGCTGGATGCACGACACCCTGCTCTACACCTCCAAGGACCCGATCTACCGGCAGCACCACCACCACCAGCTCACCTTCTCCCTGGCGTACGCCTGGAGCGAGAACTACGTGCTGCCGATCAGCCACGACGAGGTGGTGCACGGCAAGGGCTCCCTGACCGGCAAGATGCCCGGCGACACGTGGCAGCGGCTGGCCAACGTGCGAGCGCTGCTCGCGTACATGTGGGCGCACCCCGGCAAGCAGTTGCTCTTCATGGGCTGTGAACTCGCCGACGACCGCGAGTGGAGCGAGGAGCGCGGCCTCGACTGGTACCTGCTGCACGACCCGGCGCGGGCCGGCGTGCACCGCCTCGTCGGGGACCTGAACCGGGTCTACCGGGAAACCCCGGCGCTCTGGGCGCAGGACACCGACCCGGCCGGCTTCCGCTGGATCGCCGGGGACGACGTCGCCAACAACACCGTCTCGTTCATTCGGATCGCCCCCGACGGGCAGACCCTGGTCTGCGTGGCCAACTTCTCCGCGACGCCGCTGGAGGGCTACCGGGTCGGCCTGCCGGCCGGCGGCACCTGGACCGAGGTGCTCAACACCGACGCCCACCACTACGGCGGGTCGGGGGTGGGCAACCTCGGGACGGTGCAGGCGGAGAGCGTGCCGTGGCACGGGATGCCGGCCTCGGCGGCGCTGCGGGTGCCGCCGCTCGGGGTGCTCTGGCTCCGCCCGGCCTGAGACCTGGACACCGCTGCCACCTTCGCGCCGCTCGCCGTTCGCCGTTCGCCGGCGCGCTGTTCGCCGCTCGCTGTTCGCGGTTCGCTGATCGCCGCTGGCTGTTCGCCGCTCGCTGCCTGCCGCTTGTTGCCTGACCTTGGCGAGTTGCCGTTCGTGGCGGACGGTAACTCACCAAGATCTGGGCGCCCTGCGCACGATCTGTGCGGAGAGTAGCGCCGGCACCCGTAATCCTTACGCTGCGTGGAGATGTCGCGCGAAGCCGCGATCGACCTGAACGGACGTGCATCACCCTCCGTACCGCTGATCGGATGTCGGAACCCGTGACGGACGAGGCGGAGGAGCTTCGATGGCGTGGAGCAGAGGCACAACCAGGCGACGGACGACGGTGAGCCCGTCCCGGAACCGGAAGATCGCGGGCGGGGTGGCCCTGGCACTGACGGCCGGGGCGGCGTTCGCGGTCGCGACCGGCACCGGCCAGGCCGCCGAGAACTGCCAGGGCCTGGACACCGCCCTGCGCAACAACCTGACCTTCATCGCCGACCAGCGCCGCAACCCGGACGCCAACTCGGCCGCCCGGATCGCCAACCGGCAGGCCGTGGTCGACCTCATCCAGCAGCGCCGGGCCACGGCCGGCTGCACCGGCACCGTCGAGGTCGCCGGTGCGGCCTGCCCGGAGGTGCCGTGGGAACAGGCGATGGGCACGCAGCTCGACCGGGCCTGGGCGATCACCGGACAGATGCGGGGCGAGCGCTCCGGCCAGCTCGTCGACCCGCGACTGACCGAAGCGCGGGTGAAACGGCTCGCCGGCCTCTTCAGCGGAGTCCGCGACATCGTGCAGGGCGCCCGGAAGGCACAGGCCGGCGGAGCCGAGGCGCCCGGGGCGGAGGCCGACGAGACCGCGGCTCCCGGGGCCGCTGCCGGCGGAGCCGAGGCCCCGGGGGCTGGGGCCGATCAGACCGGGGCTTCCGGGGCCGGTGCCGCTGAGGCCGGGGCTTCCGGTGCCGGTGAGGCCGGGGCTTCCGGTGCCGGTGAGGCCGGGGCCGGTGACGGCGGGGCCGGTGAGGGCGGGGCGGCCGGTGCCGGTGAGGCCGGTGGCGCGGCCGGTGGCGCCGAGCGGGCCGCCGACATCATCAACGCGATCGGCGGTGTGCTGCAGCAGATCGCCGCGATCATCCAGGCCGCCCAGCAGCAGGCGGACGGTGGCCAGCAGGCAGGCGACGCCCAGGACGACCAGCAGGCGGGTGGCGAGCAGGGTGCCGGCGGCCAGGAGGGCGCGGATCAGCAGAACGGCGACGCCGGCGCGGCAGCGGGCCAGCAGGGCGCGGCCGAGCAGCAGGACGATCAGGCGGCCGACGGGCAACAGGACGCCGGTCAGGCCGCGGGCGGTCAGCAGGCCGCAGACGGTGAGCAGGCCGCAGACGGGCAGCAGGGTGCCGCCGGTCAGCAGGCCGGGAAGCGGGTCGCGGACCGGCTTCAGCAGATCCGGGCGCGCATCCAGCAGCTCCGGGCGATAGTCAAGCAGATCCGTGCCGCCCGCCAGGTCGCGCGCGACCAGCGCGGCCAGGGCCAGGGCACCGGCCAGGCGGGCCGCGGCCAGGAGGCCGGCCAGGGTAAGAACGGCCAGGGCGGCCAGGGCGGCCAGGGCGGCCAAGGCGCGAACGACCAAGCAGGCCAGGGCATGGACGACCAGGCGGGCCAGGGCATGGAGGACCAGGCGGGCCAGGGCATGGACCAGGCCGGTCAGGGTGAGGTCTACATGGTGGCCGACCCGAGCGTGCCGGGCTGCGCCCCGGGCGACGCGGGCCAGGGCGCGGGCAACGCCGGGGCCGGAAAGCAGGACAAGGCGACCGGCGCCAACCAGCAGGAGGGCGACGGGGACCGCAAGGGCACGGACCCCGCCGACTCAGCCGACACCGGCGCCAACATGAAGGGCACCGGCGCTGCCGCCGGCACAGGCGACGCGGACATGAACGAGGCCGGCCCGAACACCAACTGACCACCAGCACCCAGCAGGTCGCGGACCCGGGAACCGGCGTGACCCACGAGCCACCGGCAGAACGGCGACCCGGCCAGACCGACCCCACAGCGCGGGTCGCCGTTCCTGCCACAGCCCCACCCTCCGGCGACCGCGTCCCCCGGCCGCCATCCAGAACCAACACCCATCCCGTCGATCATGAGGTTGGCGGCACAAAAAGAGATCAACTTCGCCGTCAACCTCATGATCGACCGCGAAGGCCGGCCGGGATGTCGGCCGAGACAGCCGGCCGGGAAGGCCGGCCGAGAAGGTCGGCCGAGAAGGTCGGCCGAGGCCGAGGGGGGACCGAGCTAGACCAGGCCGGCTTCGCGGAGGAGTTTCCAGAGGCCGGCGCCGTCGGGGGCGGCCAGCCACTTCTGGCCCACCGGGCCGGCGGCGGGGCGGCCCGCCGGGGTGGGCAGGCTGCCGGCGAGGACCGACTGGGTGGGTGAGAGCCGGCGGATGGCCACGCCGGCCACGTTGTCCGGGTGGGCGGCGGCGAACTCGCGGTAGATCTCCTGGTCGTGCTGGCCGTCGTCGCCGATGAGCAGCCAGCGGACGTCGGGGAACTCGCGGGCCAGCCGGGCCAGGGTGGCCCGCTTGTGTTCCCGGCCGCTGCGGAACCAGCGGTCGGCGGTCGGCCCCCAGTCGGTGAGCAGCAGCGGCCCGGCCGGGTAGAGGTGCCGGGAGAGGAACCGGGTCAGCGTCGGCGCGACGTTCCAGGCGCCGGTGGAGAGGTAGAAGACCGGGGCGCCGGGGTGGGCGGTGACCAGGCGTTCGTACAGCACGGCCATGCCGGGGACGGCGGCCCGGGCGTGCTCGTCGAGGACGAACGTGTTCCACGCGGCGAGCAGGGGCCGGGGCAGCGCGGTCACCATGACCGTGTCGTCGATGTCGGAGAGGATGCCGAACCGGACCTCCGGGTCGAGGATGCGGACCAGCGCCTCCACCGGTTCGGCGTCGGCCACGCTGAGGCGTACGCAGCCCCAGCCCGGGGTGAAGTCGGCCTTGACGACGGTGTCCACGAAGCCGCTGCGGTCCGCGGTCGCCTCCTGGCGTTCCCCGCCGGCCTCGATGGTGACCTTCGCGTACTTGGCGGGCAGGGTGGTGAAGCTGCGCCAGCCGCGGACCTTCTCCAGCCGGCCCCGCTGCCGGGTGTCGGGACGGCCGAGCAGCACCCGGCAGAGCACCCGCGCCCAACCGGGTGCGCCGTACCCGGCGTACGCGATGATGTTGGCCTGCCACCCGGTGCGCCGGAGCCGGCGTTCGACGAGGCCGTGCAGGGCGTCCTCGATGCGTGCGGCCCGGTGCAGCTGCGGCACGGCCAGTTGGTCCGGTGGTGTGGGTGGCACGCTGTCACCCTGCCACAACCCACGCGGGCCGGCCACGCGAGTGGTCTGCGCCGATCCACCCCGCCGCCCGGCACCTCCGTGACAGACTGCGGTCGAGGCGACGACGGGGGCGTTGGTCGTGTCGACACCAGAGCGGGACCCGGGACGGTGGCGTCCGGCGCTGGACCGGCCGGCGCTGGTGGCGCTGGTGCTCGGCGCGGCCGGGGTCGGCTACCGGCTGGTGCTGACGCTGCTCACGCTGCCCACCTCGAACAGCGACGAGGCGACCTTCGGCCTGGCGGCGCTGCACATCGCCACCGGCGACGAACGGCCGGTCTTCCTCTACGGCCAGCGCTACATGGGTGTGTTGGAGTCCTACCTGGCGGCCCCGCTGGTGGGCTGGGCGGGGGCGAGCTGGCCGTTGCTGCGGTTGCCGTTGCTGGCCCTGTTCGCGGTGTTCCTGTGGCTGGCGTACCGGTTGACCCGCCGGTTGTTCTCGCCGTGGCTGGCCGCCTTCGTGGTGGGCCTGCTGGCGCTCGGCTCGGAGCGCGTCGTCCGGGACCAGCTCACCGTGGTCGGCGGCCGGCCGGAGGTGAAGCCGGCGGTGCTGGCGATGCTGCTGATCGCGGTCGCCCTCGGCGAGCGCCGGGTCCGGCACCGCTGGCTGGCCACCGGCCTGTTCGGCCTGCTGGCCGGGCTGGCGCTGTGGTCGGACTGGCTGATCGTGCCCTACCTGGCGGTGGCGGGCCTACTGCTGGTCTGGGCCGCACCCCGGGATCTGGTGGGCTGGCCGGGGGTGCTGCTGGTGGCGGGCTTCGTGCTCGGTGTCGCACCGGTGGTGAAGGACAACCTGGTCGCCCCGGACGGGCAGGACTCGCTGTCGGTGTTCCGCGAGATCAGCACCAAGGACGGCGTGACGCCGTCGCTGTCCGAGCGGCTGCACGGCGGGCTGCTGGAGGGGGTGCCGCTGGCCTCCGGGCTCTGCCCGATGGACGGCTGCGCCCGCTGGGCGCAGTGGTTCGGGCTGATCTACCCGGTGTTGCTGGTGGCCGCCGCCGTGCTCGGGCTGGTCGCGTTCCGCCGGGCTGCGGATCCCGCCGCGCGGGTCCGGGCCGTGGCGATCCTCGCCCTGGTGGTCGGTGCGGCGTTGACCCTGCTGGCGTACGTGCGCAGCCCGCTCGCCGCGACCGATCCGCTGGGCAACTCCCGGTACCTGTCGGTGCTCCAGATCTCGCTGCCGGCGGTGCTGTGGCCGCTGTGGCGTGCCGCCGCGCACGCGGTCCGGGCCACGGCCGGCGCGGCGGCGCGGTCCGGCGGGGCGCTGGCCGGCCTGGTGCTGGTCGCGCTGGTGGCCGCCACGGTCGCGGGCACCGTGGCGTTCGTGCGGGACGCCCCGTCGCTGCGGGCCGAGGAGCGGCAGGCGCGGGAGCTGGCCGAGACGGTGCGCCGCGCCGGCCTGCGCGAGGTGTACGGGGACTACTGGACCTGCAACCGGCTGATCTTCAACACCGGCGAGGCGGTGGTCTGCGGGGTGCTCGACGGCGACCTGAGCCCCGGGCAGAACCGCTATCCGGCGTACTGGAAGCGGGTGGGGCGGGCGGCCCGGCCCGGCTACGTGGTGGCCGTCGGCTCGTCGGCGGAGCGCGCGCTGCGCCGGCTGCTCGGCGACCGGGCCGATGCGGCGGTGGTGGGCGAGGTGGGCGGCTATCGGGTGTACCACCCGGATGCCGCCGTGCGGCCGTGGCGCTGAACCCGCGCCGTACGCTGTGCCGATGCTCATCCTGCTGCCTCCGTCGGAGGGGAAGGCCGAGGCCGGCACCGGCCGGCGGCTGGACCTGTCGAAGCTCTCCCTGCCGGAGCTGAACCCGGCCCGGGAGGAGGTGCTGGCCGCCCTCGTCGACCTCTGCGCCGGCCCGGACGAGGCGGCGGCCCGCGACGCGCTGGGCCTGAGTGAGGGGCAGCGCGGCGAGCTGCGGCGCAACGCGCGGCTGCGGGCGGCGGCCACCGCGCCGGCCGGACGGATCTACACGGGCGTCCTCTACGAGGCCCTCGACCTGGCCACGCTGCCGCCGGCGGCGGAACGGCTGGCCCGCCGTGCGGTACTGGTCAGCTCGGGCCTCTGGGGCGCGGTCCGCCTCACCGACCGGATCCCGCCCTACCGCTGCCCGATCGGGGCGCGGCTGCCGGGGGTCGGGGCGCTGGCGGCGTACTGGCGCCGGGCGCTCGCGGAGGCCATGGCGACGGCCGCCGGGACCGGCCCGGTGCTGGACCTGCGCTCCGGCGCGTACGCGGCAACCTGGGCGCCGCGCGGGGCGGTGGCCGAGCGCACCGTGACGGTGCGGGTGCTGCACGAGCGCGAGGTGGACGGGGTGCCGACCCGGTCGGTGGTCAGCCATTTCAACAAGGCCACCAAGGGCCGGCTGGTCCGCGATCTGCTCACCGCCGGCGCCCGCCCGCGTACCGCCGACGCGCTGGTCGGGGCGCTGCGCGAGCTGAAGTATGCAGTTGAGGAGCAGCCGCGGGCGGCGGGCCGGCCCCGCCAGCTCGACGTGGTGGTCACCGAGCTCTGAGGGCGGGTTGCCGCAAATTTTGCTCAAGGCTCGGCCGCAGCGGTTTCGCGGCGCGGACGCCGGGGGTCACGGTTAGGGCACCCCGATTCCGACCAAGGAGCTGTTCCGATGGCCCCCGAGTCCACCACCCTGCTCGACCGGCCCCGCCAGCCGTGCCCGCCTCCGCCACTGGACTGGCTCACCCTGGCCGACGCCTTCGAGGTCGCCTGCCTGGTGCGCTGCACCCCACCCCCGGCCACCGACGCCCGCCGGGTCGACGCCGGCACGCACCGCGGCGGGATCGCCGAGTTCAACCGCCAGGACGCGGCGCAGCGGATGCGGCAGCTGCTGCAGCGGCTGGACGTGCCGGTGGAGCACGAGCTGACCACGGGCGGCCTGCGCCGCCGGTACGAGCTGCACCGGCTGTCGGTGCCCCGGGAGCACCGGTCGGCGTACGCGGCCCTGCTGGAGGCCGGCTGGCGGCAGGGTCGCCGGGAGCTGCTCGGCGGTCCCTTCCCGGGCGCCTCCACGGCCCGCCGGGTGTGGCGGCCCCGGCTGGCCGCCGCGGCGTGGCGGGCGGCGCTGCTGGCCGGCGGGCGGCACGTGCGCCGGCACAGCCTCGGCATCCGGCTGGCCGACCGGGACCTGGCCGCGGTGCTGGTCCGGGGCGCGGCGCTGCTGGAGGTCCCCGCGGTGCTCCGCCCCGGCGCGGGCTGCTTCCTGGTGAGCGTGGCCAACGGCGCGCACCGGGCGCGGATCGTGGACAGCGCGACCCTGGTCCCCGCGGCGACCGCCTCCTGAGCGGTACGCCCCGGCGGCAACGTGCCTGCAACACTGCCCGGATAAGGTCCAGACTGCCCGGATGGCGTCCGGTCGTGGCGCCGCGATCCCCGGGCAGTACGTCCACGGGAGTGTTGATCTGCGCTTGCCTCGCCCCATCGCCGACCATGTCGCCCCGTCCGCACCGGGGTGGCACACCGGCGACGTGGGCCAGCTGGCAACCCTGTTGCACGGGCACAGGATCGCGGCGCGGCTCAGCCAGGAGGCACTCGCCGAGGCGGCCGGGGTCGCCGTGCGGACCGTGCGCAACCTGGAGGGCGCCCGGATCGCCCGGCCGCGCCGCCGGACCGTGGAGGAGATTGCCAACGCCCTGGGCCTGACCGGTGAGCCGCGCGCCCGGTTGCTCCAGACCGTGCACGCGGCTGGTGCGGCACCGGCGTGGCAGCACAGCAGCCTTCCCCCGGTGGTGCCGGACTTCGTCGGTCGGCGGGCCGAGCTGGACCAGTTGATCGCGCAGGCACGGGGCCTCGCCGCCCGGTCGGGCAACGCCACCGTCGTGGTCAGCGGCCAGCCCGGGGTCGGCAAGACCAGCCTGGTGGTGCGGGCGGCACACCTCCTCGCGGCGGAGATCGCCGGCATCGCGTGCCACATCGACCTGCGCGGGACGGACCTGGAGCCGCTCTCGGCCGACCAGGCGATGGACCAACTGCTCGCGGCCCTACGCGGGACCGGGGGCGGATGGACACCGCACAGCCCGGGGGAACGGCTCGCGCTCTACCGGATGCTGACCGCCGACCGTACCGGGCTGCTGGTCCTCGACAACGCGGCCACCGAGACCCAGGTGCGACCGTTGCTCCCGACGGGCCCCGGCTGGCTGACGCTGGTGTCCAGCCGGTTCAACCTCGGCGGGCTGGACAGCACCTGCCGGCTGCGCCTGGAGGATCTCGA is part of the Micromonospora halotolerans genome and encodes:
- the glgB gene encoding 1,4-alpha-glucan branching protein GlgB, with the translated sequence MEQLIAGQAHDPHAVLGAHPADGRTTIRTLRRGAADVAVLAGDERHPMKRVHDAGVFEAVLPGEVLDYRIEVDGAAHDDPYRYPPTLGDLDLHLIAEGRHERLWEALGARVFDEGVAFTVWAPNARGVRVVGDFSGWGPDDGWPMRSLGSSGVWEIFVPGATVGSRYKYRILGADGHWRDKADPLAARTEVPPATASVVHHSRYAWGDADWLTRRARRAPHQEPMSVYEVHLGSWRPGLGYRELAEQLTAYVTELGFTHVEFLPVMEHPFGGSWGYQVTGYYAPTARFGDPDEFRHLVDRLHQAGIGVILDWVPAHFPKDEWALARFDGTPLYEHPDPRRGEHPDWGTYVFDFGRREVRNFLVANALYWLDEFHVDGLRVDAVASMLYLDYSRQEGQWAPNVHGGRENLEAIAFLQEVNATVYKQHAGVVMVAEESTAWPGVTRPTAEGGLGFGFKWNMGWMHDTLLYTSKDPIYRQHHHHQLTFSLAYAWSENYVLPISHDEVVHGKGSLTGKMPGDTWQRLANVRALLAYMWAHPGKQLLFMGCELADDREWSEERGLDWYLLHDPARAGVHRLVGDLNRVYRETPALWAQDTDPAGFRWIAGDDVANNTVSFIRIAPDGQTLVCVANFSATPLEGYRVGLPAGGTWTEVLNTDAHHYGGSGVGNLGTVQAESVPWHGMPASAALRVPPLGVLWLRPA
- a CDS encoding App1 family protein → MAGPRGLWQGDSVPPTPPDQLAVPQLHRAARIEDALHGLVERRLRRTGWQANIIAYAGYGAPGWARVLCRVLLGRPDTRQRGRLEKVRGWRSFTTLPAKYAKVTIEAGGERQEATADRSGFVDTVVKADFTPGWGCVRLSVADAEPVEALVRILDPEVRFGILSDIDDTVMVTALPRPLLAAWNTFVLDEHARAAVPGMAVLYERLVTAHPGAPVFYLSTGAWNVAPTLTRFLSRHLYPAGPLLLTDWGPTADRWFRSGREHKRATLARLAREFPDVRWLLIGDDGQHDQEIYREFAAAHPDNVAGVAIRRLSPTQSVLAGSLPTPAGRPAAGPVGQKWLAAPDGAGLWKLLREAGLV
- the yaaA gene encoding peroxide stress protein YaaA, with the translated sequence MLILLPPSEGKAEAGTGRRLDLSKLSLPELNPAREEVLAALVDLCAGPDEAAARDALGLSEGQRGELRRNARLRAAATAPAGRIYTGVLYEALDLATLPPAAERLARRAVLVSSGLWGAVRLTDRIPPYRCPIGARLPGVGALAAYWRRALAEAMATAAGTGPVLDLRSGAYAATWAPRGAVAERTVTVRVLHEREVDGVPTRSVVSHFNKATKGRLVRDLLTAGARPRTADALVGALRELKYAVEEQPRAAGRPRQLDVVVTEL